One region of Gilliamella sp. ESL0405 genomic DNA includes:
- a CDS encoding DUF4190 domain-containing protein: MNQRHYQVISGLAIAGMTCGIISLIPLGHISIILAVIAIVLSAVAKSDIKASNKRGSGFATVGIVCGVITLVFWFLFILAIGSVMLSVISSHA; encoded by the coding sequence GTGAATCAACGACACTATCAAGTAATAAGTGGTTTAGCTATAGCTGGGATGACTTGTGGAATTATATCACTAATTCCTCTCGGTCATATAAGCATTATATTAGCTGTTATAGCTATAGTATTAAGTGCAGTTGCTAAGAGTGATATAAAAGCTAGTAATAAAAGGGGTTCCGGTTTTGCAACGGTAGGAATAGTTTGTGGAGTCATTACCCTTGTATTTTGGTTTTTGTTCATTCTGGCAATAGGCAGTGTAATGCTTTCAGTTATTTCTTCTCATGCATAA
- the serS gene encoding serine--tRNA ligase: MLDPNLLRNELDLVAKKLARRGFKLDVDTLGQLEEKRKVLQVETESLQAERNARSKAIGEAKARGEDITAVREEVNKLGDKLNTAKAELEILLNQIKDIAANIPNIPDDSVPDGKDENDNVEISRFGTPRTFDFPVQDHVALGERFGGLDFAAGVKLTGARFVVMRSQIARLHRAITQFMLDLHTEQHGYAEIYVPYLVNKATLFGTGQLPKFAGDLFHTKPLDEEADSSNYALIPTAEVPVTNLVRDEILDESQLPMKMTAHTPCFRSEAGSYGKDTRGLIRMHQFDKVELVQIVKPEESMKALEELTAHAEKVLQLLELPYRKIVLCTGDMGFGSCKTYDLEVWVPAQNTYREISSCSNMWDFQARRMQARYRNKADNKTYLVHTLNGSGLAVGRTLVAIMENYQQADGSIKVPSVLVPYMNGVEVIG; the protein is encoded by the coding sequence ATGTTGGACCCAAATTTACTTCGAAATGAATTGGATCTTGTCGCTAAAAAATTAGCACGTCGTGGATTTAAGTTAGATGTTGATACCCTAGGTCAACTAGAAGAGAAACGCAAAGTATTACAAGTTGAAACTGAAAGCTTACAAGCAGAGCGTAATGCTCGTTCTAAAGCTATTGGTGAAGCTAAAGCACGTGGCGAGGATATTACCGCCGTACGTGAAGAAGTGAATAAACTCGGCGATAAACTCAATACCGCTAAAGCAGAGCTTGAAATCCTGCTTAACCAAATCAAAGATATTGCCGCAAACATACCAAATATCCCTGATGATTCTGTGCCGGACGGTAAAGACGAAAATGATAACGTTGAGATCTCACGTTTTGGTACGCCAAGAACTTTCGACTTTCCTGTTCAAGACCATGTCGCATTAGGCGAGCGTTTTGGCGGTCTCGACTTTGCAGCAGGGGTTAAGCTTACCGGCGCACGCTTTGTTGTAATGCGTTCGCAAATTGCCCGTTTACATCGTGCGATTACACAGTTCATGTTAGATCTGCACACTGAGCAACATGGCTACGCTGAAATCTATGTACCTTACCTTGTTAACAAAGCAACCCTATTTGGTACTGGTCAATTACCGAAATTTGCCGGTGATCTGTTCCATACGAAACCTTTAGATGAAGAGGCCGATAGCAGTAATTATGCATTAATTCCGACCGCAGAAGTGCCGGTAACTAACTTAGTGCGTGATGAGATACTTGATGAAAGCCAGCTTCCGATGAAAATGACTGCTCATACACCTTGTTTCCGTTCTGAAGCAGGCTCTTATGGCAAAGATACCCGTGGCTTAATTCGTATGCATCAGTTTGATAAAGTCGAACTTGTGCAAATTGTTAAACCGGAAGAATCAATGAAAGCTTTAGAAGAGCTGACAGCGCATGCGGAAAAGGTTTTACAGCTACTTGAATTGCCATACCGTAAAATCGTATTGTGTACTGGCGATATGGGCTTTGGTTCATGCAAAACTTACGATCTTGAAGTTTGGGTACCGGCTCAAAACACTTATCGAGAAATCTCGTCTTGTTCTAATATGTGGGATTTCCAAGCTCGCCGAATGCAAGCTCGATATCGTAATAAAGCGGATAACAAAACCTATTTAGTCCATACCTTAAATGGCTCTGGATTAGCTGTTGGGCGTACCTTAGTGGCAATCATGGAAAACTACCAACAAGCAGACGGAAGCATTAAAGTTCCTTCTGTTTTAGTGCCATATATGAATGGTGTTGAAGTGATAGGTTAA
- the rarD gene encoding EamA family transporter RarD: MIKGVVLSILASCLFGLLYYYPVLLQPLPVVDIFCWRLLTSFPAIVVLVFIEHQWPAIGALFKRIREQPMILVGLIFSSLLLTIQMLIFIWAPLNGHGLSASLGYFLLPLTMVISGQIFYQEKLSFLQKIAVCLAAIGVAVEIYTTGAFSWETAVVALGYPIYFITRRKLQIEGICGTFSDFFFIFIGCVIYFAFNYPFSQSVRDITHFHIFIPMLGIITAIAFAMYFLARRLLPLGLFGLLGYVEPVLLTLVSVLFLHESISTQHIISYSFIWLSVCVLALEGTIFVLRAIKRKRIK, translated from the coding sequence ATGATTAAAGGTGTTGTTCTTTCAATACTCGCATCATGCCTTTTTGGCTTACTTTACTACTATCCGGTTTTGCTACAGCCTCTTCCTGTGGTTGACATCTTTTGCTGGCGTTTATTAACCTCGTTTCCAGCCATAGTAGTGTTAGTCTTTATTGAACACCAGTGGCCTGCAATTGGAGCTCTATTTAAGCGTATTAGAGAGCAACCGATGATTTTAGTCGGATTGATCTTTTCCTCCCTATTGTTAACTATTCAGATGTTAATTTTCATTTGGGCACCGCTTAATGGGCATGGATTATCGGCTTCTTTAGGCTATTTCTTATTACCATTAACCATGGTGATTTCAGGTCAGATTTTTTACCAGGAAAAACTCAGCTTTTTGCAAAAAATTGCCGTTTGCCTTGCTGCTATCGGCGTAGCCGTTGAAATCTATACCACAGGCGCATTTTCGTGGGAAACAGCAGTGGTTGCATTGGGTTACCCCATTTACTTTATTACACGCCGTAAATTGCAAATAGAGGGGATTTGTGGCACCTTTTCCGACTTCTTTTTTATATTTATTGGCTGCGTGATTTATTTCGCCTTTAATTACCCATTTAGCCAGAGTGTGAGAGATATTACGCACTTTCATATTTTTATCCCAATGCTGGGGATCATTACTGCTATCGCTTTTGCTATGTACTTTTTAGCAAGACGACTATTACCTTTGGGATTATTTGGTTTGCTTGGATATGTTGAACCCGTTTTATTAACGCTTGTGTCAGTCCTATTTTTGCATGAATCGATCTCGACACAACATATTATCTCTTACAGCTTTATTTGGTTGTCAGTATGTGTACTTGCGCTGGAGGGAACGATTTTTGTTTTGCGGGCAATAAAGCGTAAAAGAATTAAATAA
- the pflA gene encoding pyruvate formate lyase 1-activating protein, producing the protein MEQNIIMTTKQPIKGRIHSYESFGTVDGPGIRFIVFFQGCLMRCLYCHNRDTWDLKAGREVTVDELMKEIVTYKSFIMPNGGGVTASGGEATLQSEFITEWFKACHQEGIHTCLDTNGYARQLDHTVEALMEVTDLVMLDLKQINDEIHQKLVGVPNKRVLEFAKYLQKINKRTWIRYVVVPGWTDDDNSAHLLGQFIQGMENIERVELLPYHKMGAYKWDTIGDKYQLQGVEAPPRETLDRIQQIIESYGQSVTFSK; encoded by the coding sequence ATGGAACAAAATATTATTATGACAACAAAGCAACCAATCAAAGGTCGCATCCACTCCTATGAGTCATTTGGTACTGTAGATGGGCCGGGTATACGTTTCATTGTTTTTTTTCAGGGTTGCTTGATGCGTTGCTTGTACTGCCACAACCGAGATACCTGGGATTTAAAAGCTGGCCGTGAAGTCACTGTTGACGAACTGATGAAAGAGATCGTTACTTACAAAAGTTTTATTATGCCTAATGGCGGGGGCGTAACCGCTTCTGGTGGCGAAGCGACACTACAATCTGAGTTTATTACTGAATGGTTTAAAGCTTGTCATCAAGAAGGTATTCATACATGTTTAGATACCAATGGTTATGCAAGACAGTTAGATCACACAGTTGAAGCACTTATGGAAGTGACAGACTTAGTCATGTTAGATCTTAAACAAATCAATGATGAAATACATCAGAAACTAGTTGGCGTACCTAATAAACGTGTGCTTGAGTTTGCCAAATATCTACAAAAAATTAATAAGCGAACATGGATACGATATGTGGTCGTTCCGGGGTGGACTGATGATGATAATTCAGCACATCTTTTAGGGCAATTTATTCAAGGTATGGAGAATATTGAGCGAGTAGAGTTATTACCCTATCATAAAATGGGCGCTTACAAATGGGATACAATAGGGGATAAATATCAGTTACAAGGGGTAGAGGCGCCACCACGAGAAACCTTAGACAGAATACAACAGATCATAGAAAGTTATGGTCAATCGGTTACATTTAGTAAATAA
- the pflB gene encoding formate C-acetyltransferase: MSNLNEVQATAWKGFKDGDWQNNVNVRDFIQKNYTPYEGDESFLAGATDATTKLWAKVMEGIKVENATHAPVDFDTSVISTITAHDAGYIEKDLEKIVGLQTEKPLKRAIIPFGGIKMIENSCKAYNRTLDPLVKKIFTDYRKTHNQGVFDIYTPDILRCRKSGVITGLPDAYGRGRIIGDYRRVALYGIDFLMQDKFAQFNSLQADFENGVDLAMTMQRREEIAEQHRALGQIKEMAAKYGYDISGPAKTAQEAVQWTYFGYLAAVKSQNGAAMSLGRTSTFFDIYFQRDLEAGLITEQDAQEIVDHFVMKLRMVRFLRTPEYDELFSGDPIWATESIAGMGVDGRTLVTKTSFRFLNTLYTMGPSPEPNMTILWSEQLPSGFKEFASKVSIDTSSLQYENDDLMRPDFNNDDYAIACCVSPMIVGKQMQFFGARANLAKTLLYAINGGVDEKLKMQVGPKEDPITDEYLDFDKVFARLDHFMDWLAKQYVTALNAIHYMHDKYSYEASLMALHDRDVIRTMACGIAGLSVAADSLSAIKYAKVKTIRDEDGLAVDFEIEGEYPQFGNNDPRVDDIAVDLVERFMKKIQKLKTYRNAIPTQSVLTITSNVVYGKKTGNTPDGRRAGAPFGPGANPMHGRDQKGAVASLTSVAKLPFAYAKDGISYTFSIVPNALGKDDSARKRNLAGLMDGYFHHEATVEGGQHLNVNVLNRETLLDAMEHPEKYPQLTIRVSGYAVRFNSLTKEQQKDVITRTFTQSM, from the coding sequence ATGAGTAATTTAAACGAAGTACAAGCAACTGCTTGGAAAGGATTTAAAGATGGTGATTGGCAAAATAATGTTAATGTCCGCGATTTCATTCAAAAGAACTACACGCCATATGAAGGTGATGAGTCTTTCTTAGCGGGCGCAACGGATGCGACAACTAAGTTATGGGCTAAGGTAATGGAAGGCATTAAAGTTGAAAATGCTACCCATGCTCCTGTGGATTTTGATACAAGTGTTATTTCGACAATTACTGCTCATGATGCAGGTTACATTGAAAAAGATTTAGAAAAGATTGTTGGCTTACAAACTGAAAAACCATTAAAACGTGCGATTATCCCGTTTGGTGGAATCAAAATGATCGAGAATTCTTGTAAAGCATACAACAGAACGCTTGATCCATTAGTCAAAAAAATCTTTACTGACTATCGTAAAACACATAACCAAGGTGTGTTTGACATCTATACTCCGGATATCCTTCGTTGTCGTAAATCAGGTGTTATTACTGGTCTTCCTGATGCTTATGGTCGTGGTCGTATCATTGGTGACTACCGTCGTGTTGCGCTTTACGGTATCGACTTTTTAATGCAAGATAAATTTGCACAATTCAACTCATTACAAGCTGATTTCGAAAATGGTGTTGACTTAGCTATGACTATGCAACGTCGTGAAGAAATCGCTGAACAACATCGTGCTCTTGGTCAAATCAAAGAAATGGCAGCTAAATATGGCTACGACATCTCTGGACCAGCTAAAACAGCTCAAGAAGCGGTGCAATGGACATACTTCGGTTACTTAGCGGCAGTTAAATCTCAAAACGGTGCGGCAATGTCTCTTGGTCGTACTTCTACATTCTTTGATATCTACTTCCAACGTGACCTTGAAGCAGGCTTAATTACTGAACAAGACGCTCAAGAAATTGTTGACCATTTCGTTATGAAATTACGTATGGTTCGTTTCTTACGTACGCCTGAATATGATGAATTATTCTCTGGTGACCCAATTTGGGCAACTGAATCAATCGCAGGTATGGGTGTTGACGGACGTACTTTAGTTACTAAAACTTCATTCCGTTTCTTAAATACACTATATACAATGGGTCCTTCACCTGAGCCTAACATGACTATTCTTTGGTCAGAACAGTTACCAAGTGGATTCAAAGAGTTCGCATCTAAAGTATCTATTGATACCTCATCATTACAATATGAAAATGATGATTTAATGCGTCCTGACTTCAATAACGATGACTATGCAATCGCATGTTGTGTAAGCCCGATGATTGTTGGTAAACAAATGCAATTCTTCGGTGCACGTGCCAACCTTGCTAAAACTCTTCTATACGCAATCAATGGCGGTGTGGATGAAAAACTTAAAATGCAAGTTGGACCAAAAGAAGATCCAATCACTGACGAATACCTTGATTTTGACAAAGTATTTGCTCGTTTAGATCACTTTATGGATTGGTTAGCAAAACAATACGTAACTGCACTAAATGCAATTCACTATATGCATGATAAATACAGCTACGAAGCATCATTAATGGCACTACACGATCGTGACGTTATTCGTACAATGGCATGTGGTATTGCTGGTCTATCGGTTGCTGCTGACTCATTATCTGCTATTAAATATGCAAAAGTGAAAACGATTCGTGATGAAGACGGTTTAGCTGTAGATTTTGAAATCGAAGGTGAATACCCACAATTCGGTAACAACGATCCACGTGTAGATGATATCGCAGTTGATTTAGTTGAACGTTTCATGAAGAAAATTCAAAAACTTAAAACTTATCGTAATGCAATTCCTACACAATCTGTTTTAACCATTACTTCAAACGTTGTTTATGGTAAGAAAACTGGTAACACTCCAGACGGTCGTCGTGCTGGCGCACCATTTGGACCTGGTGCTAACCCAATGCACGGACGTGACCAAAAAGGTGCGGTTGCTTCATTAACATCTGTTGCTAAACTACCATTTGCTTATGCTAAAGACGGTATTTCTTATACTTTCTCTATCGTACCAAATGCGTTAGGTAAAGATGATAGTGCACGTAAACGTAACTTAGCTGGTTTAATGGATGGTTACTTCCACCACGAAGCAACTGTTGAAGGTGGTCAGCACTTAAATGTTAACGTTTTAAACCGTGAAACATTATTAGATGCAATGGAACATCCTGAAAAATATCCACAATTAACTATTCGTGTTTCTGGATACGCAGTACGTTTTAACTCATTAACTAAAGAACAACAAAAAGACGTTATTACACGTACTTTTACTCAGTCAATGTAA
- the focA gene encoding formate transporter FocA has translation MSNDKLVDSLSPAQMTQIAEEIGNYKVNKHPSSTILSAIIAGVFISIAFVFYITVTTGTATVAFGLAKLVGGICFSLGLMLVVCCGADLFTSTVLTILPRMTHKVSWFKMIRNWIFVYIGNFIGAILFVAVIWFSGQYMVANGLWGLNVLQTADHKLHHTFVEAVFLGLLANLMVCLAAWMSYAGRSLLDKMLIMVLPVAMFVASGFEHSIANMFMIPMGIVINNFASPEFWTAVGVSPDAFKELTVEHFILNNLIPVTIGNILGGLAVALPYWALYLRKPH, from the coding sequence TTGAGTAATGATAAGCTTGTGGACTCGTTATCTCCCGCACAAATGACCCAAATTGCCGAAGAGATTGGCAATTACAAAGTAAATAAACACCCTAGTAGCACAATTCTTTCAGCCATCATTGCCGGTGTTTTCATTTCAATCGCTTTTGTTTTTTATATCACTGTTACAACCGGAACGGCAACCGTTGCTTTTGGTTTAGCCAAATTGGTTGGTGGTATCTGTTTCTCGTTAGGACTGATGCTTGTTGTTTGTTGTGGCGCTGATCTTTTTACTTCTACCGTACTGACAATTTTGCCGAGAATGACGCACAAAGTCAGTTGGTTTAAAATGATACGCAATTGGATTTTTGTGTATATTGGTAACTTTATTGGTGCTATACTGTTTGTTGCAGTTATCTGGTTTTCCGGACAGTATATGGTAGCTAACGGATTGTGGGGTTTGAATGTACTACAGACCGCTGATCATAAATTACATCACACATTTGTTGAAGCCGTATTTCTGGGCTTACTTGCTAATTTAATGGTGTGTTTAGCGGCTTGGATGAGCTATGCTGGTCGCAGTTTATTAGATAAGATGTTAATCATGGTATTACCGGTGGCGATGTTTGTTGCAAGTGGTTTTGAACATAGTATTGCCAATATGTTTATGATCCCTATGGGTATTGTGATTAATAATTTTGCTTCTCCTGAGTTTTGGACGGCAGTTGGCGTTTCACCCGATGCGTTTAAAGAATTAACAGTTGAGCATTTTATATTGAATAATTTAATTCCTGTGACAATCGGGAATATTTTGGGTGGTTTAGCAGTAGCGCTACCTTATTGGGCTTTATATTTACGTAAGCCACATTGA
- the mltC gene encoding membrane-bound lytic murein transglycosylase MltC, with product MKNKIKIITLLVTVSLLTACPGPNSKKEDEDYYVKDTNAFNILISQYANNIEQIWGPKEVLIAGPKDYVQYEDNLRTRVHINFVSGVITIETLSDTPEINLKEAIVSTLLMPEPVEIIRRDKVSQDLSEEPFLYNQVLDQDRQPIRWSGRANSFADYLISNNMKTRNSGSHRITYVEIKLVPNHINQRARKFLPLVTQASNRYLIDERLILAIMEVESAFNPFAVSRTDALGLMQVQQHTAGRDIFKLRGKSGEPSRQYLLDPRNNVDMGTAYLSLLKTKYLAGINNPISLRYAMITSYNGGAGSVLRTFSSDRNEAINIINSMTPQQVYRKLVTSHVSQESRNYLIKVSKILDNR from the coding sequence ATGAAAAATAAAATAAAAATTATTACACTGCTGGTAACAGTAAGTCTTTTAACCGCTTGTCCCGGTCCTAATTCAAAGAAAGAAGATGAAGATTATTATGTTAAAGATACCAATGCATTTAATATCTTAATAAGTCAATATGCGAATAATATAGAACAGATTTGGGGACCAAAAGAAGTGCTTATTGCCGGGCCCAAAGATTATGTGCAATATGAAGATAATTTAAGAACACGGGTGCATATTAACTTTGTTTCCGGCGTTATTACCATTGAAACGTTATCCGATACGCCGGAAATTAATTTAAAAGAGGCAATTGTCTCAACACTATTGATGCCTGAACCGGTCGAGATTATTCGAAGAGATAAAGTTAGCCAAGATTTATCAGAAGAACCCTTTTTATATAATCAGGTATTAGACCAAGATCGCCAACCAATACGTTGGAGCGGGCGAGCCAATAGTTTTGCTGATTATCTAATAAGCAATAACATGAAAACCCGTAACTCCGGTTCACATAGAATCACTTACGTTGAAATTAAACTCGTTCCCAACCATATCAACCAACGTGCTCGAAAATTCCTACCGCTTGTCACTCAAGCTTCTAACCGCTACTTAATTGATGAGCGATTAATTTTAGCTATTATGGAAGTTGAATCAGCATTTAACCCATTTGCGGTAAGTCGAACTGATGCGCTAGGGCTTATGCAAGTTCAACAACATACCGCTGGTCGTGATATCTTCAAGTTACGGGGTAAATCGGGTGAACCGAGCCGACAATATTTACTTGACCCTCGTAATAATGTCGATATGGGAACAGCTTATTTGTCATTGCTGAAAACGAAATATTTAGCCGGTATTAATAATCCTATCTCATTAAGATATGCCATGATCACATCTTACAATGGTGGTGCAGGAAGTGTATTAAGAACTTTCTCAAGTGATCGTAATGAGGCTATTAATATAATTAACTCAATGACCCCACAACAAGTGTATCGAAAACTGGTAACATCGCACGTATCTCAAGAGTCACGTAACTATTTAATAAAAGTCAGTAAGATACTCGACAATAGATAA
- a CDS encoding oxidative damage protection protein, with product MSRIIYCHYLKKDAEGLDFQLYPGELGKRIYNEISKTAWQEWLKKQTMLINENKLNMMNAEHRKKIESEMVKFLFEGEDVVIDGYKPEH from the coding sequence ATGAGTCGTATTATTTATTGTCATTATTTAAAAAAAGATGCCGAAGGCTTAGACTTTCAGCTCTATCCTGGTGAGCTTGGTAAACGTATCTACAATGAGATTTCCAAAACAGCTTGGCAAGAATGGCTTAAAAAACAAACAATGTTAATTAACGAAAACAAACTTAATATGATGAATGCTGAGCATCGTAAAAAAATTGAATCTGAAATGGTTAAGTTTTTATTTGAAGGTGAAGATGTCGTTATTGATGGGTATAAACCAGAACATTGA
- a CDS encoding aspartate aminotransferase family protein: MQSNVTRELFDKVILPVYAPAQFIPVKGSGSRVWDQNGEEYIDFAGGIAVNALGHCHPRLIKALQQQSEKLWHVSNVFTNEPALSLAKKLIDNTFADRVFFANSGAEANEAAFKLARYYATQKYSPYKTKIIAFNQSFHGRTFFTVSVGGQAKYSDGFGPKPADIIHVPFNDLDAVKAVMDDHTCAVVLEPVQGEGGLNSATTEFLTSVRALCDEYKALLVFDEVQCGMGRTGSLYTYQQYGVIPDILTSAKALGGGFPISAMLTTEDIASVMHPGVHGTTYGGNPLACAVGCEAFDIINSPEVLAGVEKRRAIFIEHLENINQQFNVFREYRGKGLLLGAYLQPEYHSKARDFLNAAAECKVMILNAGPDVLRFTPSLIISENEIQAGMERLSKAVEKVVNS, translated from the coding sequence ATGCAATCCAATGTGACTCGAGAATTATTTGATAAAGTGATATTACCCGTTTATGCTCCTGCTCAATTTATTCCGGTAAAAGGAAGTGGTAGTCGTGTTTGGGATCAAAATGGCGAAGAGTATATTGATTTTGCCGGTGGCATTGCAGTTAACGCCTTGGGGCACTGTCATCCACGATTGATTAAAGCTCTACAACAACAAAGTGAAAAGTTATGGCATGTTAGCAATGTGTTTACTAATGAACCGGCTTTAAGTTTAGCCAAAAAGCTTATCGATAATACCTTTGCTGATCGTGTTTTTTTTGCTAACTCAGGTGCCGAAGCCAATGAAGCAGCTTTCAAATTGGCTCGTTATTATGCCACGCAAAAATACAGTCCTTATAAAACCAAAATCATCGCTTTCAATCAGTCTTTTCATGGGCGAACTTTTTTTACTGTTTCAGTCGGTGGGCAGGCTAAATATTCCGACGGTTTTGGACCCAAACCGGCTGATATTATCCATGTACCTTTTAATGATCTTGATGCAGTTAAAGCGGTTATGGATGATCATACTTGTGCAGTTGTACTGGAACCGGTACAAGGTGAAGGAGGTTTAAATTCAGCAACAACTGAATTTTTAACCAGCGTTCGAGCGTTATGCGATGAATATAAAGCGCTACTTGTATTTGATGAAGTGCAGTGCGGAATGGGACGAACCGGCAGCTTGTATACCTATCAACAATATGGCGTTATACCCGATATCTTAACTTCAGCAAAAGCATTAGGTGGCGGTTTTCCGATAAGTGCGATGTTAACAACCGAAGATATTGCATCAGTTATGCATCCGGGTGTACATGGCACCACTTATGGCGGAAATCCTTTAGCTTGCGCTGTGGGCTGTGAAGCGTTTGATATTATCAACTCACCAGAAGTACTTGCAGGTGTAGAAAAGCGTCGAGCAATATTTATTGAGCATCTTGAAAATATAAATCAACAATTTAACGTATTTAGGGAGTATCGTGGCAAAGGTCTATTATTAGGTGCTTACTTACAACCTGAATATCACAGTAAAGCCCGCGACTTTTTAAATGCCGCAGCTGAATGTAAAGTAATGATTTTAAATGCTGGCCCGGATGTATTGCGTTTTACACCGTCTTTAATTATCAGTGAAAACGAAATTCAAGCCGGAATGGAACGCTTGTCAAAAGCAGTCGAAAAAGTTGTCAATTCCTAA
- the yihA gene encoding ribosome biogenesis GTP-binding protein YihA/YsxC, which yields MTDIRPLNYAKTHFILSAPDISHLPIDSGVEVAFAGRSNAGKSSALNTLTNQKSLARTSKTPGRTQLINLFEVEENCRLVDLPGYGYAQVPEAIKRKWQKSLGEYLQKRESLKGLIVLMDVRHPLKDLDQQMIEWAVSVDIPVMLLLTKADKLASGALKKQVNMVKEAILPFQGDITVAPFSSPKRIGLEPLKQKLDQWFSQQ from the coding sequence ATGACCGACATTCGACCATTAAACTATGCTAAAACGCATTTTATTTTAAGTGCACCCGATATTTCACATTTACCAATTGATAGTGGCGTTGAAGTTGCCTTTGCCGGCAGATCTAATGCCGGTAAATCAAGTGCACTTAACACATTAACCAATCAAAAATCTTTAGCAAGAACCAGTAAAACACCGGGACGAACGCAACTTATTAACTTATTTGAAGTGGAAGAAAATTGTCGTTTAGTTGATTTACCGGGCTATGGTTATGCACAAGTTCCGGAAGCGATTAAACGCAAATGGCAAAAATCATTAGGCGAATATCTGCAAAAACGAGAAAGTTTAAAAGGCTTAATTGTATTAATGGATGTTCGGCATCCGCTTAAAGATCTCGACCAACAAATGATTGAGTGGGCTGTATCAGTTGATATTCCAGTTATGCTACTGTTAACTAAAGCCGATAAACTCGCTTCAGGCGCATTAAAAAAACAGGTTAACATGGTTAAAGAAGCTATCTTACCTTTTCAAGGTGATATTACTGTTGCACCGTTTTCATCGCCAAAACGTATCGGCTTAGAGCCTTTGAAACAGAAATTAGACCAATGGTTCAGCCAACAATAA
- a CDS encoding serine/threonine protein kinase: MDSSAFSFQSLSPDVIFASLATVGIRVDSGLTALNSYENRVYQFSDEDRIRYVAKYYRPYRWNQAQILEEHQFTKQLSEADIPVAAPLTFNGQTLHEYEGYLFALFPSVGGRQYESDNIEQMESVATLLGRIHQIGAKQPFIYRPTIGLEAYLYQPKEVLLTSNLIPKKIHDELKTSLTHLIQIVEQHWHTDWQPIRLHADCHAGNILWRDSAMFVDFDDARNGPAIQDIWMLLNGDRKAQQLQLDSILECYQEFYHFDMNQLSLIEPLRAMRMVHYLAWIVQRWQDRAFPIAFPWIIDADFWYQQLAEFNRQSQAIKAPPLQLMSMF; this comes from the coding sequence ATGGATAGTTCAGCCTTTTCATTTCAATCATTATCACCCGACGTTATTTTTGCTAGTTTGGCAACCGTTGGTATTCGGGTTGATTCGGGGCTGACTGCTTTAAATAGTTATGAAAATCGTGTCTATCAATTTTCTGATGAGGATCGCATACGATATGTCGCCAAATACTATCGCCCCTATCGTTGGAATCAGGCACAAATTCTTGAAGAGCATCAATTTACTAAGCAACTATCAGAAGCTGATATTCCTGTCGCTGCGCCATTAACCTTTAATGGTCAAACTTTGCATGAATATGAAGGCTACCTATTTGCTCTGTTCCCAAGTGTAGGAGGACGGCAATATGAAAGTGATAATATCGAGCAGATGGAATCGGTAGCCACTTTGCTGGGACGTATTCATCAAATTGGTGCAAAACAACCTTTTATTTATCGCCCTACAATTGGACTGGAAGCATATCTTTATCAGCCTAAAGAAGTTTTGTTAACCTCTAATTTGATCCCTAAGAAAATCCATGACGAACTCAAGACCAGTTTAACCCACTTAATACAGATTGTTGAGCAGCATTGGCATACCGATTGGCAACCAATTCGCCTGCATGCTGATTGCCATGCCGGTAATATATTATGGCGTGATAGTGCCATGTTTGTCGATTTTGATGATGCACGTAATGGACCAGCGATTCAAGATATTTGGATGTTACTCAATGGCGATCGAAAAGCGCAACAATTGCAACTTGATAGCATTCTTGAATGCTATCAAGAGTTTTATCATTTTGATATGAACCAACTGAGTTTAATTGAACCACTTAGAGCAATGAGAATGGTGCACTACCTAGCTTGGATAGTTCAGCGTTGGCAAGACAGAGCTTTTCCAATCGCATTTCCTTGGATAATCGATGCTGATTTTTGGTATCAGCAATTAGCTGAATTTAATCGGCAAAGTCAAGCCATTAAAGCACCACCGCTACAATTGATGTCAATGTTTTAA